The following are encoded in a window of Pedobacter cryoconitis genomic DNA:
- a CDS encoding porin: MKRSLLTLVLFYPLLVFSQSNNAPSSYDIHDIKITGYLQTQFQKAQSPGISSFSGGDFAENSDNRFIIRRGRLKIDRVDKYSSIVFQIDATQNGVQLMDAFIQLHQPDNKRFQLTAGLFNRPFGYSIVYSSGYRDFPERARVFQTIMPRERDIGAMLSYQPIKELRFLNIDVAVVNGSGLFARDYDSKKDVIGNLSFKFDSLANKKLHIGFGGSIYKGSVRNGTESYYTNNGNGFTKNTDPSYKGANLKRNYYGGNVQIQYDNTFGTTSLKAEYVAGVQPGVAASSSVSGTLASQSFSTQPATDLYLRNFSGYYIWFTQQILKSKFSALLAYDVYDPNSKIHEDQIGLDNNTTAGDIKFSTLGYGMTYLFSSRLKLTVYNERVINSPTQLTNYTKDVRDDVFTTRLQYRW, from the coding sequence ATGAAAAGATCCCTGCTAACCCTGGTTTTGTTTTATCCGCTGTTAGTCTTCAGTCAAAGTAATAATGCGCCTTCTTCTTATGATATCCATGATATTAAAATTACTGGTTATCTACAAACGCAGTTTCAAAAAGCACAATCCCCGGGGATTTCATCTTTTTCGGGCGGAGATTTTGCTGAAAACTCTGATAATCGTTTTATCATCCGCAGAGGCCGTCTTAAAATTGACCGGGTAGATAAATATTCCAGTATAGTCTTTCAGATTGATGCAACACAAAACGGCGTGCAATTAATGGATGCCTTTATTCAACTTCATCAACCTGACAATAAACGGTTTCAATTAACCGCAGGTCTTTTTAACAGACCTTTCGGTTATTCGATTGTTTACTCTTCCGGTTACCGGGATTTTCCTGAACGCGCCAGGGTTTTTCAGACTATTATGCCACGCGAACGTGATATTGGTGCGATGTTATCGTATCAACCCATTAAAGAGCTTCGTTTTCTGAACATAGACGTTGCTGTGGTTAATGGAAGCGGACTTTTTGCAAGGGATTATGATTCAAAAAAAGATGTGATCGGTAATCTTTCGTTTAAATTTGACAGTCTGGCCAATAAGAAACTCCACATCGGTTTTGGCGGATCAATTTATAAAGGCTCAGTACGCAATGGTACCGAGAGTTACTATACAAATAATGGAAATGGGTTTACTAAAAATACAGATCCATCTTACAAAGGTGCCAATTTGAAAAGGAATTATTATGGTGGAAATGTGCAGATCCAATATGATAACACCTTTGGAACAACCAGTTTAAAAGCTGAATATGTTGCTGGTGTACAACCAGGAGTAGCCGCTTCAAGTTCAGTTAGCGGTACACTGGCCAGTCAGAGCTTTTCTACTCAGCCAGCTACTGACCTATATCTGCGTAATTTTTCAGGTTATTACATCTGGTTTACCCAGCAGATTTTAAAAAGCAAGTTTAGTGCCTTGCTTGCCTACGACGTTTATGATCCGAACAGTAAGATCCATGAAGATCAAATTGGCCTGGATAACAATACAACTGCGGGTGATATTAAATTTAGTACCCTGGGTTATGGGATGACTTATTTATTCAGTTCACGTTTAAAACTGACAGTTTATAACGAACGGGTAATCAACTCTCCTACTCAATTGACAAATTATACTAAAGATGTCAGAGACGATGTCTTTACCACCCGTTTACAATACCGCTGGTAA
- a CDS encoding acyl-CoA carboxylase subunit beta, whose translation MDNKIKLLQDKIEQAHAGGGLQRIDSQHKKGKLTARERIHFLMDEGSFEEIGMFVTHRSTDFGMETEKYPGDGVVTGYGNINGRLVYIFSQDFTIFGGSLSETHAEKICKIMEMALKTGAPLIGLNDSGGARIQEGVVSLGGYADIFYRNVQASGVIPQLSAIMGPCAGGAVYSPAITDFTLMVENTSYMFVTGPNVVKTVTHEEVSSEELGGASTHATKSGVTHFSCVNELDAINHIKQLLSYMPQNCEETPSILAYQSDQDEARPSLNKIIPDNANQPYDVRGVIDQLSDSGSFLEVHKDYAENIVVGFARLAGRSIGIVANQPAYLAGVLDNNASVKAARFVRFCDCFNIPLLVLEDVPGFLPGTDQEWNGIIKNGAKLLYAFSEATVPRITVIIRKAYGGAYDVMNSKHIGADMNYAWPTAEIAVMGAKGAAEIIFKKEITNAADPAAKLLEKEKLYAEIFANPYRAAERGFIDEVIEPAQTRTKLIRAFKMLENKVVNNPRKKHGNIPL comes from the coding sequence ATGGATAATAAGATAAAGTTACTACAGGATAAAATAGAACAGGCACATGCAGGCGGAGGCCTTCAAAGAATAGATAGTCAACATAAAAAAGGTAAACTGACAGCCAGAGAACGCATCCATTTTCTAATGGACGAAGGTTCTTTTGAAGAGATCGGGATGTTTGTCACCCACCGAAGTACAGACTTTGGTATGGAGACAGAAAAATATCCTGGTGATGGTGTAGTGACCGGTTATGGAAATATCAATGGCAGGCTTGTTTATATTTTTTCTCAGGACTTTACCATCTTCGGAGGCTCCCTTTCTGAAACTCACGCAGAAAAAATATGTAAGATTATGGAGATGGCGCTCAAAACCGGAGCTCCCCTGATCGGATTAAATGATAGTGGTGGCGCCCGTATACAGGAAGGTGTAGTATCATTAGGTGGATATGCAGATATCTTTTACCGCAATGTACAAGCATCCGGGGTAATTCCTCAACTTTCAGCAATTATGGGCCCATGTGCAGGAGGTGCAGTTTACTCTCCTGCAATTACCGACTTTACACTGATGGTAGAAAACACCTCTTATATGTTTGTTACTGGTCCTAACGTGGTTAAGACAGTTACGCATGAAGAAGTCAGCTCAGAAGAGCTGGGCGGTGCAAGTACACATGCTACCAAATCAGGAGTTACTCATTTTTCTTGTGTAAATGAGCTTGACGCCATTAATCATATTAAACAATTACTGAGTTATATGCCACAAAATTGTGAGGAAACCCCTTCAATTTTAGCCTATCAATCAGACCAGGATGAAGCCAGACCATCCTTAAATAAAATTATTCCTGACAATGCAAATCAACCTTATGACGTTAGGGGTGTAATTGATCAGCTGAGCGATTCCGGTAGTTTCCTCGAAGTACATAAAGATTATGCAGAAAACATTGTCGTTGGTTTTGCCCGCCTTGCGGGAAGGAGTATTGGAATTGTAGCGAATCAGCCAGCTTACCTTGCCGGGGTACTAGATAACAATGCTTCAGTCAAAGCAGCACGTTTTGTCAGGTTCTGTGATTGCTTTAACATTCCATTACTGGTGCTGGAAGACGTTCCCGGATTCCTTCCCGGTACAGATCAGGAATGGAATGGTATTATCAAGAACGGCGCAAAATTACTTTATGCATTCAGCGAGGCTACGGTACCAAGAATTACTGTAATTATCAGAAAGGCATATGGTGGTGCCTACGATGTGATGAATTCCAAACACATTGGTGCAGACATGAATTATGCATGGCCAACCGCAGAGATTGCTGTAATGGGCGCTAAGGGTGCAGCAGAAATTATTTTTAAGAAAGAAATAACCAATGCAGCTGATCCTGCCGCTAAACTACTGGAAAAAGAAAAGCTATATGCTGAAATCTTCGCCAATCCCTACCGGGCGGCAGAACGCGGTTTTATAGATGAAGTTATTGAACCTGCACAAACCCGTACCAAATTAATCAGGGCATTTAAAATGCTGGAAAATAAAGTTGTGAATAATCCACGTAAAAAACACGGAAATATTCCGTTATAA